From a single Papaver somniferum cultivar HN1 unplaced genomic scaffold, ASM357369v1 unplaced-scaffold_19, whole genome shotgun sequence genomic region:
- the LOC113338427 gene encoding uncharacterized protein LOC113338427 — MNSFNYRGLIRPIPDKITVRRFSLHYGLCVDALIDDVWWEGVIFDYEDGKSERLVFFPDLGDVQLMKIDELRVTQDWDEIGDIWNVRGNWKFLELIEEYEVDMPTVVSVRQIWYDLRQLEGFRNKIKEWTCGEKSVWVDLLRECILKSLYTTAEYIVDVLLGNSIDDEPVEEQLKSRMKDTEMSNLLEDDEAVSEDLKEENPLALSLYDDSIENLSEEDEEYRPFSTKRKRRKISLSIHVFSDDLVKESEPVGREKWVPVGRDFVIEAKFFPKALQTYLKSHKYDASTRDSVLESRMHLSYLGWKIEQKRHTTSGNLIFRYRPPKGAPLYSLRLACQAVISPNTHPVPASKICRKGQRGASPPYAKASLFVDSESLYSDPPESHGTPIIHSKLDLLPESWPQPLRTYVIECSKDGNSKKVKELCEIAREYLVALGWTTKFVCKRNRKDLIYVSPRKKSYQSLLTACIGHCKEEFSYSKEIAESLSSSSHDKFYSNIPPEALGNTLPQKGLLAKGFAESSSSSQTKGNLEAGNIQEKKSIEQVKRQRNSASLHSSSNRKMKKMKASRL, encoded by the coding sequence ATGAATTCTTTTAATTATCGTGGTTTAATTAGGCCGATTCCTGACAAAATTACAGTTAGAAGATTTAGTTTACATTATGGGCTGTGTGTTGATGCATTGATCGATGATGTATGGTGGGAGGGTGTAATTTTCGATTACGAAGATGGCAAGTCGGAGAGATTAGTGTTCTTTCCTGATTTAGGTGATGTACAATTGATGAAAATTGATGAGTTGAGGGTGACTCAAGATTGGGATGAAATTGGAGATATTTGGAATGTTAGAGGGAATTGGAAGTTTCTTGAATTGATTGAGGAGTATGAAGTCGATATGCCGACCGTTGTTTCGGTTAGACAGATTTGGTATGATTTGAGACAGTTGGAGGGGTTTAGGAATAAGATTAAGGAGTGGACTTGTGGTGAGAAGTCAGTGTGGGTTGATTTGCTGCGGGAGTGTATTTTGAAGAGTTTGTATACAACTGCTGAGTACATTGTTGATGTACTTCTTGGGAATTCGATTGATGATGAGCCAGTTGAGGAGCAGCTGAAGAGTAGAATGAAGGATACTGAAATGTCTAATTTACTAGAAGATGATGAGGCTGTTTCGGAAGACTTGAAAGAAGAAAATCCTTTAGCATTATCTTTGTATGATGATTCTATCGAAAATTTGAGTGAGGAAGATGAAGAGTACCGTCCATTTTCAACCAAGAGGAAAAGACGAAAAATCAGTCTCTCAATTCATGTGTTTTCAGATGATCTAGTAAAGGAGTCGGAACCAGTTGGGCGAGAAAAGTGGGTACCTGTAGGCCGAGATTTCGTTATTGAAGCTAAATTCTTCCCCAAAGCATTACAGACCTATTTAAAAAGTCATAAGTACGATGCTAGCACACGGGATTCAGTGTTGGAATCTAGAATGCACCTGTCTTATCTTGGTTGGAAAATTGAGCAGAAAAGACATACAACAAGTGGTAACCTCATATTTCGTTACAGACCACCTAAGGGGGCGCCGCTCTATTCTCTTCGTCTCGCGTGCCAGGCAGTGATTAGCCCCAATACCCATCCAGTTCCTGCGTCAAAGATCTGTAGAAAGGGTCAACGCGGTGCTTCTCCTCCTTATGCGAAAGCTTCTTTGTTTGTAGATTCTGAATCACTTTATTCAGACCCTCCTGAAAGTCATGGAACACCTATCATCCATAGCAAATTGGATCTTCTTCCTGAATCTTGGCCTCAACCTTTGAGAACTTATGTGATTGAGTGCAGTAAAGACGGGAATTCGAAAAAAGTTAAGGAGTTATGTGAAATAGCAAGGGAGTACCTCGTCGCTCTTGGTTGGACCACCAAATTTGTATGTAAGAGGAATCGTAAAGACCTTATTTATGTTTCTCCAAGAAAGAAGTCATACCAATCTCTTTTGACTGCTTGCATAGGGCATTGTAAAGAAGAATTTTCTTACAGTAAGGAAATAGCCGAGTCTTTGAGCTCATCTAGTCATGATAAGTTCTATTCTAATATCCCCCCCGAGGCTTTAGGAAACACATTGCCCCAAAAGGGGCTGCTTGCAAAGGGTTTTGCTGAGTCATCTAGCTCATCACAAACGAAAGGAAACCTTGAAGCTGGTAAtatacaagaaaaaaaatccattgaGCAGGTGAAGAGGCAAAGAAACAGTGCGTCCCTTCATAGTAGCAGCAATCgtaaaatgaagaaaatgaaggcaTCTCGACTTTAA